The Terriglobales bacterium DNA segment TCCCCGACGTCCCGCGCACCATCTTCCGCCCCAGCATCGTGCTGGGCGACAGCCGCCACGCCGAGACCACGCAGTTCGAGATGGTGCGCGCCTTCGTCTTTCTCGCCGGCCTGCCCTTCCTGCCCTTTCGCCCCACCGACAAGGTGGACATCGTCAACGTGGACTTCGTCGCCGATTCTGTGGTCGAGTTGCACCAGAAGGAGAAGCCGGAGCACGACATCTACCATCTATCCTCCGGCACCGCTTCCCAGACCTTCCGCGAACTGACAGACGCGCTGGCCTCCGCCCAGCGCAGTCGCAAGCCGCGCTTCGTCCCCAGCATGGAAAAGTCTTTCACCGCGCTGGTCGAGCGCCTGGCCAAGCGCAAAAGCTCGCTCGGTTACGGCGCCACGCTGATGAAGGTCTTCCTGCCTTACCTGGTGTGGAACACGGTCTTCGACAACACTCGCGTGGTCACCGAACGCGGCTGCGCTCCCGCACCCTTCTCCCAGTACAGCTATCCGCTGCTCAAGTTCAGCAAGGACAACCGATTCACCTACAACTACAAGGAATGGCCCGCCTCGGGAGGCGCCAGCGGATGATGGACCTGGTACTGGAGGCGTGGGTCAGCGGCCTGATCGAGTTCTCCAAGGTCGGCTGGGTGCTGGGCGCCGGCGCCCCCTGGACTCCCGGCGAGAAGCTGCGGCTGCTCTTCGCCGGCTACAACGGCACGCGCAACACCGGCTCCGACCTGCGCGTGGACGAGATGCTGCGCCAGGTGCGCCGCATCCTGGGCGAGCACGCCTCGCTCAGCGTGATGACCCAGGACTTCGACCTCACCCGCGGCTACTTCGGCGACGCCACCCAGGTCCACCTGCCCGACATCTTTCCGCCCTTCCTCGCCCGCGAAGTGCCTCGCCACCACGGCGTGGTGGCCTGCGAAGGCTCCATGTTCAAGAGCAAGTTCGCCAACGCTTTGACGACCATGATGATCGGCTCTCTGGGCATCGCGGCGGCGCGCAACGGGCTGAGCGTGGGCTACGGTGGCGACGCCGACCACATGGACCGCATGCTGGCCGCCATGTGCCGTCGCTTCCTTCGCCAGTCGCTGGTCATCACCCGCAACGAGGAGTCGCGCAACGTCCTCGCCGAGCTCGGCGTTCCCGTCGAACTGGGCACCGACACCGGCTGGACCTTCGAGCCGCACCCGCAGGAGTACGCGAGAAAAGTTCTGCGTGAAGCGGGATGGGACGAGCGCACGCCCATCCTTATCCTCTGTCCCATCAATCCTTTCTTCTGGCCGGTTCGGCCCTCGCTGGTGAAGTACGCGCTGCATGGCCTGACCGGCGCCTACGCGAAAAGCCACTACCGCACCGTGTACTTCCACAACTCCGGTCCAGCCGTGGACGCGGCTTACGAGCGCTACCTCGCCGCCTGGGCCGGCGCCGTCAACGCTTTCCGCACCCAGCACGACGTCTTTCCCATCCTCGTTGGCACCGAGCGCCTGGACGCGGACGCCTGCCGCCGCCTGGCCGGGCTTCTGGGCGGCGCTCCCGTCTTCACCTCCGATCAGTACGACATGTACCAACTGGTGAGCATCCTGCGGGCCGCGCGCCTCATGGTTTCCTCGCGCTACCACGCCATCGTCACCTCCATGCCCGCCCTGGTGCCTTCGGCCGGCGTTACCTTCGACGAGCGCATCCGCAACCTCATGCGCGAGCGCGGCCACACCGACCTCTTGACCACCGTGAATGACCCGGAACTCGAATCCAAGATCCTCGCCATGCTGCAAAAGCTCATGCAGGAAGGGGAGGGCATCGCCAGCGGCATCGGGCGCACCGTGGTCCGCAACCTGAAGCTCATGGCGCGCATGGGCGTGCGCTTCGAGGAGCACGTGCTCGAGCGCTATCCCCAGTTTCCCGTGCGCCGCGGCCCGCTGAGCTGGGAGGACTACCTGCCGCCGCTCAGCCCCAGCCTGCGCAAACTGGTCGAGGCCCACGGCGGATGAACTTCCTGGAGAACATCTTTCAGCGCCTTCGCCAGGACCTGGCCCGCGTGGTGCTGCGCGAAGTTCGCGGCGCCAGTTTCACCACGACCTCTGCCGGGGAGTTGCTCTCCGCGATTGGCGCTGCTCGCGCCTTCCTCCGCAGCCGTAGACTCAAGCCCGGCGACCGCTGCGCCGTGCTCGCTCCTAACAGCATCCGCTGGGTGGCCATGGACCTGGCCATCCTCGCCGAGGGCCTCATCGCCGTCCCGCTCTACGCCCGCCAAGCGCCGACCGAACTCGCCGGCATGATGAAGGACTGCTCGCCTGCGCTCCTCTGCTGCGGCGACGCCGCCTTGCGCGACGCCATCGCCACCGCCTGGCCCGCCGCGCCTCCCAGCTTCACCTTCGACCAAGTATTCTCCAAAGAAAAGAACGCTGTCATCCTGAGCGAGGCAGGAGCGCACGCGACGGCCGAGTCGAAGGACCCCTACCCCCTGAAGGACGCCTCCCCCGCCGCCATCATCTATACCTCTGGCACCTCGGGCGAGCCCAAGGGCGTCATCCTCAACGTCGGCAACCTCAACCACATGGCCTCTTGCACGCTCGGCCGACTCGATCTGCTGATGGCCCGTCCCCAAGGCACCGATCGCGTCTTCCACTACCTGCCCTTCTGCTTCGCTGGCTCCTGGATCCTGCTGCTCACCGCCCTCTCGCGCGCGAGCGTGCTGACCCTTTCGACCGACCTCGCGAAGCTGGCGGACGAGATCCGCGCCGCCCAGCCCGACTACTTCCTCAACGTCCCCGCGCTACTCGAAAGGATTCGCAGCGGCGTGGAGGACCAGCTGCAGAAGCGCGGCGGCATGGCCCTCGGCCTCTATCGCCGGGCCAAGGGAGCGTGGAGCCGCGGCCAGGCAGCTTCCTTCGCCGACCACCTCTGGCTGGCGCTCGCCAGCCTGGTCGTCTTTCGTGCAGTGCGGAGCAAGCTCGGACCCAACCTGCGCGCCCTCATCTGCGGCTCGGCGCCACTCGCCGTCGAGACCCAGGAGTTTTTCCGCATGCTGGGCATCCCCGTGCTCCAGGTCTACGGCCTCACGGAAACCACCGCCATCTGCACCATGGATGACCCTCGCCGGGTCGAGCCCGGGCGCGTCGGCCCGGCCATCGCCGGCGTCGAGATGAAACTGGCGGAGAGCGGTGAGATCCTGGTCCGCGGTGCCAACATCTTCACCGGCTATTGGAACCGCCCGGAGCAGACGGCGAGCGTCCTCAAGGATGGCTGGTTCCTCACCGGCGACCAGGGCGAGGTGGACCAGCGCGGCAACTGGCGCATCATCGGCCGCGTTAAAAATTTGCTTATCCTCAACTCCGGCCATAACATCGCCCCCGAGCCCCTGGAGGACCGGCTGCTGCACCTGCTTGGCGGGGCGCAGCAGGTGATGCTGGTGGGCAACGGCCGTAGCTACCTGGCGGCGCTGGTGACCGGAAAAGTGGCGCGCGAGGAAGTCTCAGCGGCGCTCGACAAACTGAACGCCGACCTGCCGCACTACCGCCGCATCCACAATTTCCAG contains these protein-coding regions:
- a CDS encoding SDR family oxidoreductase: PDVPRTIFRPSIVLGDSRHAETTQFEMVRAFVFLAGLPFLPFRPTDKVDIVNVDFVADSVVELHQKEKPEHDIYHLSSGTASQTFRELTDALASAQRSRKPRFVPSMEKSFTALVERLAKRKSSLGYGATLMKVFLPYLVWNTVFDNTRVVTERGCAPAPFSQYSYPLLKFSKDNRFTYNYKEWPASGGASG
- a CDS encoding polysaccharide pyruvyl transferase family protein, with protein sequence MMDLVLEAWVSGLIEFSKVGWVLGAGAPWTPGEKLRLLFAGYNGTRNTGSDLRVDEMLRQVRRILGEHASLSVMTQDFDLTRGYFGDATQVHLPDIFPPFLAREVPRHHGVVACEGSMFKSKFANALTTMMIGSLGIAAARNGLSVGYGGDADHMDRMLAAMCRRFLRQSLVITRNEESRNVLAELGVPVELGTDTGWTFEPHPQEYARKVLREAGWDERTPILILCPINPFFWPVRPSLVKYALHGLTGAYAKSHYRTVYFHNSGPAVDAAYERYLAAWAGAVNAFRTQHDVFPILVGTERLDADACRRLAGLLGGAPVFTSDQYDMYQLVSILRAARLMVSSRYHAIVTSMPALVPSAGVTFDERIRNLMRERGHTDLLTTVNDPELESKILAMLQKLMQEGEGIASGIGRTVVRNLKLMARMGVRFEEHVLERYPQFPVRRGPLSWEDYLPPLSPSLRKLVEAHGG
- a CDS encoding AMP-binding protein — encoded protein: MNFLENIFQRLRQDLARVVLREVRGASFTTTSAGELLSAIGAARAFLRSRRLKPGDRCAVLAPNSIRWVAMDLAILAEGLIAVPLYARQAPTELAGMMKDCSPALLCCGDAALRDAIATAWPAAPPSFTFDQVFSKEKNAVILSEAGAHATAESKDPYPLKDASPAAIIYTSGTSGEPKGVILNVGNLNHMASCTLGRLDLLMARPQGTDRVFHYLPFCFAGSWILLLTALSRASVLTLSTDLAKLADEIRAAQPDYFLNVPALLERIRSGVEDQLQKRGGMALGLYRRAKGAWSRGQAASFADHLWLALASLVVFRAVRSKLGPNLRALICGSAPLAVETQEFFRMLGIPVLQVYGLTETTAICTMDDPRRVEPGRVGPAIAGVEMKLAESGEILVRGANIFTGYWNRPEQTASVLKDGWFLTGDQGEVDQRGNWRIIGRVKNLLILNSGHNIAPEPLEDRLLHLLGGAQQVMLVGNGRSYLAALVTGKVAREEVSAALDKLNADLPHYRRIHNFQVLEEAFTIENRLLTANGKLKRDAITARFSDDIESLYAAKQA